ACACCTAACTACTACCCTGGCGGCATGGTCGCTGGTCGTCCGGTTCCAGCCGGTTGGTATTCCGAGCCATGGTGGGCTGGTGCGTTGCGTTCGGGCATGTGGACTGCAGGTTCTGTCTTGTTGTTCTCGTCCCTCTTCAACGGCATGTCTGGTGTGGGCTATAGTGCGCACGCTTTTGAGTCCGGCTATGGTGATGGTTTCCAAGACGGTCTTGCAGCTGCGGAGGGCACGGGAGATACAGGAGACGTAGACACTGCAGGTGACTTCGGTGATATGGGTGATGCCGGCGATAGCTTCGGGGGCTTTGATGGATTCGGCGATTTTGATTTTGATTTCGATTTCTAGCTCATAGTCTTTGACACGCTTGAAGGGGTGTGCCGGCCAGTTGGTCGGCACACCCCTTCAAGGTATGAGCGGTTTTAGGATTCTGGAATAACTGGTGCGATTCCGGTGCGCTCGTATTCGCTGAGGATGTCAATGCGACGCTGGTGGCGCTCTTCTTTGCTCCACTCTTGGTCGAGGAAGGCGTCGACGATGGCTAGTGCTTCTTCTTCGGAGTGCATGCGTCCACCGAGGCCGATCAGTTGTGCGTTGTTGTGCTCACGGGCTAGGCGGGCGGTTTCTACTGACCATGCGAGTGCGCAGCGGGCACCTTTGACCTTGTTGGCGGCAATTTGCTCGCCGTTGCCGGATCCGCCGAG
The sequence above is drawn from the Corynebacterium rouxii genome and encodes:
- a CDS encoding ribose-5-phosphate isomerase, encoding MRVYLGADHAGFDMKNTIADHLKAKGHEVIDCGAHTYDALDDYPAYCIEAASRVVNDPGSLGIVLGGSGNGEQIAANKVKGARCALAWSVETARLAREHNNAQLIGLGGRMHSEEEALAIVDAFLDQEWSKEERHQRRIDILSEYERTGIAPVIPES